CCTCCCCTGGTGGGGGTGGGCTCAAACAAGGGAGAGCTGCAAACTGCATGGATTGCACAGGACAGACAGGGAGGCCTCATCACTGCCGCTGGGTTTGGCTGACGGTGCCAGCTCTGGGATGCGACCCTGGATCTCTCCTATGCCCATTCCCCAGGGGTTAGACACAGGACCAACAGCAGCCCTCTGATTTTGGACATTCCTCAGACCCTTGCTTTGCTGTCTTTGCTGGAGGCTCAACACCTCTGCCCTTGAAATTCAGTCTCAATGCTTCCCCGGGGCTATtctgctctcctcctcccccGGGCAAAGCGGCAAAGCCTTGGTGGGGAACACCTCAGAGCAAACCTGGATCTTCTTGGCACATGTGTAGGAACAGCCCCGGGAGAAAGAAAAGCCAGATCTGTAGACACAGCTCTTTCTAGGTGTATCCTAGAATCGGAGACACATAGGAAGGGTCATCTGGTGGCTTGGGCGGGGACAGGGTTGTGCATGGGAGACACACAACAGTGTTACAGGTGTCAGAGTGAGGTTGACAAGTGTGAGGAGGacagaagggagagggggaggccAGGACAGACGGGCTTGACGAGGGGATGGCACAGGGACCAGCCTAGGGCGACAATGAGTTCCTCTGAGCAGGCCACGGCCGGGGTTCAGCCTTAACTGCGAGTTGCAGCTGCCCATCCCGGGCCAGGTCCCAGCGGGTCTGGACCTGGGGGGTTAGTGGGGACACTGAAGTAAATACAGGGCTGTGCTGAGCCCAGCGTACCTGCAGCTGGAAGCCTTGAGTGCAGCGGAATTTCCGGGTACAGTTTATGCATTTCTCCTGGAGAAGAAGGGCAAGGTGTCAGTTGATCCAGGACAAGGCCGGCCAAGTGTTCCTTCCGGCCACCTAGAccaagcagcagctgctgctccgggttttgtttttgtttgtttttgaaacagcgcctcactatgtaggcctgactggcctcaagctcaagaagagatctgcttacctcagcctctagagttctgggattaaaggcatgtgtcatcacgcCCAGTTGtagctgctggtgtgtgtgtgtgtgtgtgtgtgtgtgtgtgtgtgtgtgtgtgtgtgtatgtatgtatatgtatatatgcatgcacacatatacatatataatgtatatgtatgatgtatataatatatatacatatgtatttttaatattttatgtatgactgctctgcatgccagaagagggcaccagatctcattacagatggttctgagccaccatgtggttgctgggaattgaactcaggacctctggaagaacagccagtcagtgctcttaactgctgagccatctctccagccctcacagcTGCCGATCCTTAACACCCCTCCAGGCCCCAACTTCTTACCCGAAGAGCTTCTGCATGGCTGTGCAGGCAGCGGCTGGAGCCCACTGTCAAGATCCCCGACAGGCCAAAGAGGGAGCAGCCAGGAGCCTCCAGAAAGGGCCCCTCCAGGGGCATGTGGTTCACCTCGGGCTGGGAAGGAGGCCGGCAGTTTGAGTCTACCTACCCACTGCCACCACCCTCACAGGATAAGAACACACTCGAGGACTGGGGGGAGCTCCAAGGATGGGAGCTAAGTCTTCCCAGAGCAGAGGCTGGGGTCTCCTTGGTGGGGAAGTTTCAAAGGCAAGTCCCAAGAGCAGAGTTCCTGGGAAGGGTCTCCTAGTCCCTGCCCTTCAAACCTGGCCACTGTGATTGTAGAAGACCAGCCAGTGGGCGGGGCCCAGAAGGGAGTTCCGGTGTCCTCCTTTCCGTAGGACCTCCACAGTGAGTGCCTCCCCAAGGATCACATGATGTCGGACTGTGTCTACGTCCTGCCAAGGAGGAGTCACTTCAGAATTTCCAAGACTCTCGAGGGCCCTGGGTATCATGCCATCCCCACCTTGTCCCTGTGTCTTGGCTTAGGAGGCTTATCCTGCCCATCCCCAAGGCCTCACCAAGATACTGCTGTTGCCCTGGGTCTCCAGAGAGTGGTTTGTGGGCACAAAGATGGTGTAGGCTTTGGCAGCCTCAATTTGGGCCACTAGTTTGTGGTGCTAGGGATAGAGACAGGGGGCAAGGTAGAAAGATGAGCAGGCAGTGCTCAGTCCCAGTGCAGGGAGCCAGCCAGTTCCCGGCATCCTCCGGGAACTCCCTCCCCTGGAATGAACCTCCTTTACCTTTAGCTGTTCCCGGAAGAGGTGGAAGGCGGGCACCCTATCTAGTTGCTGTAGCAACCCTGGCCCAGTCTGCACAGCACCTCTCGGAGGCAGCAAGACCTGGCATAGAGCAGGAGGGGCTGTCAGTCCATCATTCCTGGCCCAGGAAGTTCCCCGCACTCCCTTCTCCTGCTATACCTGGCTAATGATGTGTAGGACGCCATTGGTAGCAAGGAGGTCGGTTACATCCACACTGACATTCTGCACCCAGATTTTCTGGAAGGCAGCAGAAGAGCTCACTCTAGTTGGCCACTGATACATGGTGTGAGAGATATCCCACCGGGCTTGCAGCCTCGGTCTCCACCAGATGGATGCATAAACCCCCACCAGTCCCCACAAGAGAGGGCACAGTTACAGGCACTAGCACACACAGCTTCTAACAAGACAACTGTGTGTCCTGTGTTAGCCTCTGAATCAGCCCTGGGCTGATTGCTCCAGAGTTCAGCTCTTACCCCACTGATGTTATGTATCTGCCAGCGTGTCGTGGGGCTCAGTGTGGCTACTTGTTGTCCACTTAACCGGGCTAACTCCTCCTCTGAGAAGGCACCCTGGAGAAAATGGGCCCTAAGGGGGACAGTTCGGGGGCATTGAACCAGATTAGTGTGACCTACAAAGAACCTTGAGCCTGGGTTCTCCCCACTTGTGTAGATACATGGTAAACAAAGAACCAGATCCTCTCAACCCTGTCTGGGAAGGGTCCAAGGTTCCACCCAGAATCCCCTCCATGACCCAGGCCCTTCCCAGCTGTCCCACCTGACCAGTTCGGGCAGCATCTTTGGCTGCAGCCAGAAGGCCTGGTCCTCGGGGCTCAACCTCCGGACGGCCGATTCAGAAGGTACCAGGGCTGTGACTTTGCTGTCAGCAGGGAGAACGACACTTGAATTCTGCACACAGCGAGTGAGGACAGGGAGATAAAGGTGACTCTTGGAGCGCTAGGTAGCATTCCTGTATCCAGGAAGGCCTTGTAGACACGAGCCCAACCCTAGCATTCTGCCCCGTCCCTACCTTGAACCACTGCGAGAAGGCGGAGAAGTAGGCATTTGCCTCCAGTTCCTAAGGGGCAGGAAAAGAAGGCTGAGGGCATAGACCTAAGGACAAGTTGAAGTCCCCAATCACCCCCTTCCCCACAGGTACGTGGGAGGACAGCACAGACTTAGGGAGAACAAGCCTGTGCACCACCTACCTGGAGGATGTCTCCATAGCAACTGAAGCCATCACCGCCAAAATGAGGGGGGCATGTGCAAATCCGCTGGCCTCCTCCAACTGCCCGGCAAGTAGCCTGGTAGGGGTAAGGAACAGACAGTTAGGGCCTCCATTCATCACCCAAACAACAGCTGGACACCAGCTGTTCTCATCTTCTTCTCCTCTTGTTATCACCGCTGCCCCTGCCCCttcgcctgtgtgtgtgtgtggggggggggggctgagtcCTTCTATGCCATCCTGTCTGTGTTCACAAAGCCCATTCAGTAGGCCTGCTCCCCAGGACCACAGAGCCCTGGGCATGGGGATCATCCCATCAGTCGTAACTAAGTGCTTGGGGAGCCAGCCCTATAGAGCAACAAAGGTAACCCTGGCCTGCAGGAGCCGGAGCCTTTGAAAGCAGGAGGGGCAAGGCCTGAGGAGTGTCTGGGAAAGGTAGAGATGCCGTAGGGTAGGAGGGCAGAGGGAAGTCAAGACACAGCAAGGAGCTTGCCAGGACCAGAGGAACAAGGAACGGAGTTGGGGGGGGGCCCCCGCAGTGAGAGGAACCGGGCAGGCTGGGAGGCTCTTGGAGGTGCTATGGCCTTAATAAAGCAGCACAGGGGCTTTATCCTGTTGTAGAGTGGTGACGGGAATTGGGATTTAGAAAGATACAAGTGCTAAGGACAGACATGCCCAGCTGCAGCAGGCCCTCCCCTGAGAGCCTCCCCGGGGGCTCGAAGCCTTTGTGCCCTCTTACCAGGCCATGGCAGCCACCATTGCCTACCCGACAGGGGTCGATGGGGCTGCACTGGTAGCCGTCTCCAGCGAAGCCCAGCTTACATGTGCATCGACTCTGGGGAGGGAGGCAAGGGAACAGAGTTTGactttccccatctcttcctcgGCTCCCCAGATCTGCCCATACCTCAGATGAGCTCTTACTATCTTGCCCTTGGAGATCTGTGCTCCGGAGCCCCAAGGGGAAACCAGCTCTCAGGGTAAGGCTGGTCAAGAGACGGCCCTGACTGGAAGCTTCCGTGGAGACTCAGCGCCACCCTGTACTCAGAGCCCTGTCAAGGACTTTGGCTTGAGGTCAGTGTCTTGTGGCAAATGGGCAGGGGTTGGCCAAGGCCAGCCCCAGGAAGGGCACTGGAATCCCACCTCCTTCTCGATCATCCAGTCAGCTGTTATAGTCTCTTCCCCCAATGGACATGCCTTTGTGCTTGTCTACACTGCAAATCAGCACGAATGGGACCCTCACCCCCATCTCAATTGTTGGGGGGCATCTACACCTAAGCATTCAAAGCCTCAGTGctgagttttctttctctctttcccttcacaGGCTCTtgttacacagcccaggctggtcttgaatgtgAGAGCcccgcttctgcctcctgagtgctcccCAGCTCCTGGATGGGGTTCAGATTTCAGTCTGATTTATTGACAACACTCCACAGACTGCTGGCCCAGAG
The Peromyscus eremicus unplaced genomic scaffold, PerEre_H2_v1 PerEre#2#unplaced_4270, whole genome shotgun sequence genome window above contains:
- the LOC131902233 gene encoding stabilin-1-like; amino-acid sequence: MPGTGWLPHHKLVAQIEAAKAYTIFVPTNHSLETQGNSSILDVDTVRHHVILGEALTVEVLRKGGHRNSLLGPAHWLVFYNHSGQPEVNHMPLEGPFLEAPGCSLFGLSGILTVGSSRCLHSHAEALREKCINCTRKFRCTQGFQLQDTPRKSCVYRSGFSFSRGCSYTCAKKIQVCSEVFPTKALPLCPGEEESRIAPGKH